The Bacillus vallismortis genome window below encodes:
- a CDS encoding helix-turn-helix transcriptional regulator, whose translation MAIIINIDVMLAKRKMSVTELSERVGITMANLSILKNGKAKAIRLSTLEAICKALECQPGDILEYRSDEDTQDS comes from the coding sequence ATGGCAATTATTATCAATATTGATGTGATGCTTGCTAAAAGGAAAATGAGCGTAACAGAGCTTTCGGAGAGAGTCGGCATCACGATGGCTAATCTTTCGATATTGAAAAACGGAAAAGCAAAGGCCATTCGATTATCAACTTTAGAAGCGATTTGTAAGGCTTTAGAATGCCAGCCTGGAGATATTTTGGAATACCGAAGTGATGAAGATACACAAGATTCATAA